The window CATCAGCAGCAAGTCCAGCTTCAAAGCTTCCACCTAATATCCATACTGGTTGTGCCCCTAGAGCATAAATCATTTCTTCAGGAATGCATTTACCAATCAATCCTATTTTCGGAATTTTATTATCTTCATTTTTTTTAAGAAACCAATTTTCAGCTAATGTAAAAAAGTATTCACTATTTTTAGGACATGTCTGATCTTGCCTTAGTTTTTTTAACGTATTAATTATATTGTTTTTATAACTATCTAAAATTCTTTCATCAACTTTTTTATTCATCTATATCATCCCTTTATTATGAATTGTATAAAAATCCATTTTTAATCTATCAAACAGCTTTGAATATATATTTATTATAGTTTTTTTTAATTAGAGCACTCTTATAGGAAAATTAGAATTTGATTAAAAACAATTAAATTTCTATAATATATAAAAATCTAGTTTATTACCCCATCTTACCTTTGCTATATATTTTATTGGTACTTATCAATACTCATTTTTCAATTATTATCTTATATTTCAAACATATATTAGAATCTATAAGTATCAGATATAATCTCCATTTTAGAATTAATCATTGAGTATAAAAAAAATCATTTTAACAATAATATTAGTAAAAGTTACTATCCAAAAGGAGTTGTTTATATGCCCTTTATATTAAAACCGATTTTCCTTTATATTACTGCAGTAGTTTTGATTAGAATAACTGGTAGAAGATCAATTGCGCAAATGACCATTTCTCAAACAATTTTAATGATATCTTTGGGTAACATAATAGTTGAACCTTTTGCAGACAAAGATATTAATAAAACTATAACTGTAGCTGTAATCTTTACTATTTTATTGATGCTATTTGAAATTGCAGAATATTATTCTAAGAGCTTTGAAAATCTTTTAGTTGGAAAAGAAAAAATTATCGTAGATAATGGCATAATTAATCAAAAGAATATGAAAAAACTAAAACTTACTAATGATGAGCTATATTCTAGATTAAGACAAAAAGGAATTAATAAACTTGAAGATGTAAAAAAAGCTACATTAGAGTCTAATGGAGAGTTAGGACATGAATTAATAAAAGCTTCTCAACCTATTACAGTTGGAGATATGGAGTTTATATTAAATAAATTTCTTAATAAACAAAACAATTCTTCAGAATATATAAATTTAGTTGATGAGTTGAAAAAAAAGAACACACAATAAGATTTTTTAATCTTAATTATGTGTCCTTATAATTAATTTTATTTATATTTAATAATTGTATTACCTAAAACAATAACTATTATTATAATAATTCTTCTTCTTTCCTTTACTTTTTCTTGTTTCAATTAACTCTTTTATTTTATCAATATACTCTTTATCTTGTGCAATTCTTATTAAACTTGTTAAATAATAAAAGTTTGTACTCTTTGGTATCTTTTTATTTACTACTAAGTCAATAGCCATCTTTGCGGAGTTAAAATTTTTCAAATGAGTATGTCCATCACTAAAATCTTTTTTCGAATTATAAACAACATATCCTTTTTTTATAGGAAATATAATAAACTCTCTCTTTTCATAAACTTTACTGAACAAACCACTCATTCCTTTCAATTTTATTTTATTCAAAGCTAAAAATTCTAAAACTACACCTATTAAGGTTAAAAATAAGAACTTAATAGCATTTGAGTTAACTTCCCAAAAGGGCACATGTAACTAAAAATTTAGTTGGAATAAAAACTCCTCAATTAAGTTTCTGTTTATACTAACATGAGCTTATATATTAACTTTTTAGATTGAAGGATGATACAGTTATTATTTATTAAGTTATATATTTAAAATATTTTTTACCTACTTTTATTTTACAACATTTAATCACTCTTATTGTAAATTTTTTATTAAATTTATGATTTTACAGATATTACATAAATAGATCTATACATTAAAACTTCTATACAGTTATTTCAAACTGCTTTTGGCGACTTTTTTATTTCTTGTGACCATAGAGGTATAAGTTTAAGTGCTGCTTTCCCAAAAATAGGATCAAACATAACGCTTAGATTTTTTTCTATCTCGCTTATACAAAACTCCCATCCCATCGGCTCTTTATATGCTCTTTTACTGGTTATTGCATCTATAGCATCACATATAGCTATTATTCTAGATCCCATTGGAATTTCTTTTTCCTTTATTCCCATAGGATAGCCTCTTCCATCCCATCTCTCATGGTGATGAAGTACTATTTTTGAAATTTCTTTTAACTCTTTTGAGTTTCCCAAAATATCACATCCTATAGTAGGGTGTAGTTTTATTTTTTCCCATTCAGCATCAGTTAATTTTCCTGTTTTGTTCAATATTCCATCAGGTATTCCTATTTTCCCAATATCATGAAGGTGTGCAGCTATGTGAATAGTTTCTCTTTTTCTACCTCTAATCCCCAACTCTTTACACATATCCTCAGCCATCTTAGCTACCCTATCTGAATGACCTTTTGTGTATACATCTTTTGCTTCTAAAGCTTTTATAAGACTTTCTATTATATCATGATAAAATTTTTTTCTTTTAAAGCTTTTTATATATTCTCTAAACATAAATTTACCCTTCCTTGAACATATGATCGAAATTCATTATCAATTATACCATATTTATATTTTATTTTCCTTTAATTTCTTATAAAAATTCGTCTAGTCGCTATGAACTGACTTATGTCGCCAGCGATCCCTACTGGCTCCGTTACTCAAACATAGTTTCAAGTATACTTAACTTCATCAATGTTATATGTACCCAAACTTTTACAATAGCTTGGTATATAAAAATCTTGTATATTATCATTCGTGTTTTAATTGACAATTAAATAATTTTTGTTTATCATTGTTATTGATATCGATTCTCAATTTTAAAGGAGGTTTTTACTTTGGTGACTTTTAAAGAAGATCAACATTTAAGAATTAAGATCTTTAATGAAATATATATGGGACTTAAAATAATGTCTTTATTTTTTGTATTAATGTTAATATTATTTGTTCCATTAGATGAGCATTTTAAGTCTAAGCTTATATCTTTTTCATTTTTTTATTTCTCTTATATATCATTGACTTTCCTATTGTTTTTTAAGGGAATCGAAAAATTCAATACTGTTATTTCAATTTTTGATGCTATTTTCACAGCATTTTTTATCCATATATCTAATGATAATTTTCATTCTTTTTTAGCTATATCTTATATATACATAATGTTTCAAATCCTAGTTGATAAAAAAGGTTATGTATTTTTTTATCCTTTTTTATTTACTATTTTAGATTTTATATTAATCTATTTCTATTCTGAGAGTTCTATAACTATAGATTCTTTTTTCCATATATTTTTTATGTATATTTTTGCATATATTTTTTCTTCTATAGTAAAACAACAATTAGAACTGGAAGAAAAGATACACTTTTTATTTACTAAGGTCGAGGATAAAAATAAAGAACTAAGAAATATGGTAGATATGGATTATCTCACTAATCTTTTAAATCATAAGAGCTTTTATTCTTCTTTTGACGAACTTTTAGATCATTACAAAAACTCAAAAAGAGAATTTTCACTTGCTCTTATGGATATAGATAATTTTAAAAAAGTTAATGATACATATGGTCATCTTGCTGGTGATATTATTTTAAAAGAAAGTGCTACTATAATATCTAATATATCTGGAAACAATCATATGGCTTTTAGATATGGCGGAGAAGAGTTTGCACTTCTTTTAAAAGATACAGGTGTTAGCTCTTCTTATATGATTTGTGAAGAAATTAGAAATACTATTGAAAATCATGTATTTGTAGTAAATGGAGATTGTATTAGAATAACATTAAGCATAGGCCTTATGTCTAGCTGTAATGGATTTGATATTTCTAACCCTAGAGAGTTTATATCTAATACTGATATCCTTTTGTACAAAGCCAAGAATTCTGGCAAAAATGTGGTAATGCTAAAAGAATTAGATAGATTTATATGTAATTAAATAAACACTTCAAGTGATTGCAATTACTTGAAGTGTTTTTATTATTTTGTCAAAATTTATATTTTATTTCTGACCTTTAATGGTAAAATATATCCTCTTTTGAAATATGCATACCCACTTAATAAAATTAACAAACAAAGTATAATTACTTCTGTAAATCCACAAATAAAAACATGTATACCTATATTTACATTATTGAAATGCTCAAAATATCCCATAAAACTTCCAGATATTGAAACAAAATAATCCCATAAAAGATGTGCAATAAAAGAATACACCAATTTTTTTGTCATTACATATATAATTCCTAAAAAAATAGACATAGTTAGAGATGCAAAAAATCTAGCTATACTAGTGAAATGATAAAGTCCAAATATTATTGATGATAATATAATGAAGATTTTTACATCCTCTTTTTCCTTAACAAAAACTTTATATAAAGTGTATCTGAAAAAAATCTCCTCAGCAGCTACTGCAATGGCAACCCAAATTATAAAAATTAAAACATCAACAGGATTATTCATATAAGAATCACCAGCATTATTTATTTTTTCGATAAAATAACCAATTGATTTTGTTACATCTGGATTAATCATAAAATCAATTTGATATATCAATACACTAGTAAATGCAGCAACTAAAGAACAAAATAGTGTAATCAATAAATTATCCATACAGTTATATTTACTCAATTTAATTTCTTCAAATAATCCACTATAGTGAATATTGAAAAATATTTTTCCTACTAATATAAAGGATATTAACACTGTAGTTGCGGCAATGAATTTCCCTAAGGATGGCATCCCCAAAAAAATCTGGATTACATCTGTAAGTAACAATATTAAAAAACATATAAACGATAAACCAATCGATATAAATACATATTCACTTCTATTTATAATCTTTTTTATAAAATTATCTATTTTCATTTTCCACCTCATCACATTATTATTTTTATACTGTGATAATATCATATCTATGTTATGTACTAAAAAGTAGATTGAAATCCTTTTATATCCAATATTTTACATCTCAACTTGAATTATACTCTAGAATGGTGGTTTTTAAAAGTACTTTGAAATAATAAAAAATTATCAAAACTAATCCTTTTTCTAATTGATTTTAGTTTATATTTGTCAGTAAGGGAAAGCTTAGTTTGAACGCATCTAAAATAAATATGAGAATAAAAAAACATGTAATTATATACAATATTGTATATAATTACATGTTCTAATTTATATATTATTCAACTGTAACAGACTTAGCTAAGTTTCTTGGCTTATCTACATCGCAACCTCTCTTAGTTGCAACATGATAAGAAAGTATTTGAAGTGGAACAACAGTTAATATACTAGATAATACATCATCAACCTCTGGTATATATATAACTCTATCTGCTGCCTTCTCTACCTCTTTATTACCTTCCTTCGCAAGAGCTATTACATAAGCCCCTCTCGCCTTAACTTCTTTCATATTAGAAACCATCTTCTCAAATAAAACATCTTGAGTAGCTATAGATATAACTGGAGTACCTTCCTCTATTAAAGCTATCGGTCCATGCTTTAACTCTCCTGCCGGGAAAGCTTCTGCATGAATGTAAGATATCTCTTTTAATTTAAGAGCTCCCTCCATAGCAAGACAATAATCAAGACCTCTTCCTAAATAGAAAGCATCCTTTGAATCTTTTATTTCTTCAGCTATCTTCTCTATATCATCAGAATTATCGATTATTTCCTGTACCTTATCTGATGTCTCACCTAACTTAGATATCATTGTTTTGTATTGTTCCTTAGTTATAGTTCCTTTTTTGATTGCAAAATCAAGTGCTATCATATATAAAGAAACAAGTTGAGTTGTATAAGCTTTAGTAGATGCAACAGCAATCTCTGGTCCTGCCCAAGTATAGAATACATCATCAGCTTCTCTTGATACAGATGATCCTACAACATTTGTTATAGCAAGTATTCTAGCTCCCTTAGACTTAGCTTCTTTAAGAGCAGCTAATGTATCTGCTGTTTCACCTGATTGACTTACAACTATTAATAAAGTGTTCTCATCAACAAATGCATCTCTATATCTAAACTCAGAAGCTATATCAGTTTCTACAGGTATTTTAGCAAATTTTTCTATAGCATGCTTTCCTACAAGTCCAGCGTAGTAAGCTGTTCCACAAGCAACTATATATACCTTATTTATATTATCAAGCTCAGCCTTAGTAAGCTTTATATCATCTAATTTTATATCACCATTTTCATCAAGTCTTCTATTTAAAGTCTCTTTGATTCCATTTGGTTGTTCATTTATCTCTTTTATCATAAAGTGATCGAATCCACCTTTTGATGCAGCCTCTATATCCCACTTTACGTTATATATTTCTCTTTTTACTTCTTCTCTATCTTGATTAAATATTTTAACACTATCTTTAGTTAAGTGTACGACTTCTCCATTTTCTAAGAAATATACATTTCTTGTATACTTAAGAAGTGCAGGTATATCAGATGCTATGAAGTTTTCACCTTCTCCTATACCTATAACTAGTGGACTCTCATTTCTAACTGCTACTAATTCATCTGGATTATCCTTAGATATTACACCTAAAGCGTATGCCCCTCTTAACTTAGCCATAGCCTTATAAACTGCATCTAATAAATCCCCTTCATAGTAGTAGTCTACTAAGTGAGCTACAACCTCAGTATCTGTTTCTGACTTAAATACTTTTCCTTCAGATATTAACCACTCTTTTAACTGCATATAGTTTTCTATTATTCCATTATGAACTACAGCTATAGTTGAATCCATATTTAAATGAGGATGTGAATTAACATCTGATGGTGCTCCATGAGTTGCCCATCTTGTATGACCTATACCTATATTAGATGATAAAGGGTTTGCCTTTAAGTCATCTGCTAAAACAGAAAGTCTTCCCTTGAATTTTCTAACTGATAAACTATCTCCTGAATTTACAGCACAACCTGCTGAGTCATAACCTCTGTACTCAAGCTTAGAAAGTCCTTCTATTAATACCTCTGTTGCTTGCCTATTTCCAATATAACCTACGATTCCACACATAATAAATAAACCTCCTTAAAATTTTTAAAAATTTAATATATTTAAGGAGAAAGGTCGTTTTGCTCAAGCCTTTTTTGTACATATAATTACTCATATGTTTTGTTAAACTCTAACGATGGCAAAATCACCGCAGGGCACCCGCCGATAATCGATACTCCCTGACCTCGTCAACTAAATAAAATTTAGTCCTAGCGCTTTTTTATAGAGTTTTTCTTATATCTTGCTAAAAATACAGAAGGCTAATAATACTAAGTTCATAAGCCTTCTTGTATTCTCAACATCAAACTCTATATTACATAAATATTTAATTTATGATAATTTTGATTCTATAAGATTAGCAAGTTCACTAGCTAAACTGTGTAACTGACCTTCCTCTTTACCCTCAAGCATTACTCTAACTAATGGTTCAGTACCAGATGGTCTTATTAATACTCTACCTTCTCCATCTAGCATTTCTTCTATTTTATTAATTTCTTCTATAATTTGTTCATCTTTTAGATACATATCTTTATTTTTATTTTTTACTTTAGCATTTATTAAGACTTGAGGATACTTAGTCATTATACCACAAATGTCTGATAATGTCTTTTCTTCACTAACCAAGACATTTGATAAAAATAGTGAGCTAAGTATTCCATCTCCAGTAGTTATATAATCTAAAAATATCATGTGACCTGATTGCTCTCCTCCTAGATTATAGCCTTCTTTTATCATCTCTTCTAACACATATCTATCTCCTACTTTAGTAGATATTGTATTTATATTATTTTCCTTTGAAGCTATGTGTAATCCTATATTACTCATAACTGTAACTACAAGAGTATCGTTTTTAAGCTTACCTTGTTCTTTTAAAAACTTAGCACATATAGCAAGTATATAATCTCCATCAACTGTATTTCCTTTTTCATCAACAGCTATTAATCTATCTGCATCTCCATCATATGCAAGACCTATATTTGCATTATTTTTAACAACTTCTTCTTGAAGAGATTTAGGCTGTGTTGATCCACAATCTAAGTTTATGTTGCATCCATTAGGATTATTATTGATAGTTATAACCTCTGCTCCAAGCTCTTTGAATACTATAGGTGCTGCTTCATATGCTGCTCCATTAGCACAATCAAGTACTACTTTTAAATTATTAAAGTCTACATCAATGATTGTCTTTAAATAATCTATATAATCCCTTATAGCATCTTTTTTATCTATTTTAGTACCTACGTTTTCTCCAGTAGGATTATACTCTATTTTATTCATGTCTTCTATTAATTGTTCTATTTCTATTTCTATACTGTCATCTAGCTTATATCCTTTTTCATTAAAAAACTTTATTCCATTATATTCAACTGGGTTGTGAGATGCTGATATTACAACACCACAATCAGCATTATAAAGCTTTGTTAAATATGCAACAGCTGGAGTTGGAACCACTCCCACACATACGACATTTGCACCAACAGACATCATACCAGCTATTAAAGATGATTCTAGCATATCTCCTGATATTCTAGTATCTTTTCCTATTACAACTTTTATATTTTCTTTTCCTTTGGCAAGAACATATGCACCTGCTCTTCCTAATTTATATGCAAGATCATTTGTAAGTTCAGTATTAGCTACTCCTCTTACACCGTCTGTTCCGAAATATTTTCTCATCAAAAGCCTCCCCATAACTTTTTAAATCATTTATAATATATTCAAAATTCGTCTAGTCGCTACGCACTGACTCATGTCGCCAACGATCCCTACGGGCTCCGTTGCTCAAAAATAGTTGCAAATGTAGCCCTTTCATCAATGTTATCCACAACTTAAGAATAATATTGCTTCCTTATATAAAAAAATAAGGGTATAAATACCCTTATTATATTATCATATCATATATTGAATTTTCAATAATAATGTTTTATTTAGATAATGCTTTCCTTAAATCCTCTTCCTTTTACCTCTTGTGTTTCATTTATAGTTATAAAAGCATCTTTATCATATTTTTCAACTATTTCTTTAAGTCTAGGTATTTCAACTGGATTTATTATAGTATATATAACTTTTGTGCTATTCTTTGAATAAGCTCCTTCTCCATTTAAAAAAGTTACTCCTCTTCCCATATCCTTCATTATCTCTTTTGATATTTCTTCAGACTTATCAGATATAACCATAGCTGATTTTTTTACATCTAGCATCATTTGTATCTTATCCACAACTTGATATCCTATATACATATTTATAAGAGTATACATAGCCTTTTGTATTCCAAATACAGCTCCTCCTGTGCACACAATTACTAGATTGGCTCCCATAAGAGCTGTT is drawn from Tepidibacter hydrothermalis and contains these coding sequences:
- a CDS encoding DUF421 domain-containing protein, which translates into the protein MPFILKPIFLYITAVVLIRITGRRSIAQMTISQTILMISLGNIIVEPFADKDINKTITVAVIFTILLMLFEIAEYYSKSFENLLVGKEKIIVDNGIINQKNMKKLKLTNDELYSRLRQKGINKLEDVKKATLESNGELGHELIKASQPITVGDMEFILNKFLNKQNNSSEYINLVDELKKKNTQ
- a CDS encoding HD-GYP domain-containing protein; its protein translation is MFREYIKSFKRKKFYHDIIESLIKALEAKDVYTKGHSDRVAKMAEDMCKELGIRGRKRETIHIAAHLHDIGKIGIPDGILNKTGKLTDAEWEKIKLHPTIGCDILGNSKELKEISKIVLHHHERWDGRGYPMGIKEKEIPMGSRIIAICDAIDAITSKRAYKEPMGWEFCISEIEKNLSVMFDPIFGKAALKLIPLWSQEIKKSPKAV
- a CDS encoding GGDEF domain-containing protein; translated protein: MTFKEDQHLRIKIFNEIYMGLKIMSLFFVLMLILFVPLDEHFKSKLISFSFFYFSYISLTFLLFFKGIEKFNTVISIFDAIFTAFFIHISNDNFHSFLAISYIYIMFQILVDKKGYVFFYPFLFTILDFILIYFYSESSITIDSFFHIFFMYIFAYIFSSIVKQQLELEEKIHFLFTKVEDKNKELRNMVDMDYLTNLLNHKSFYSSFDELLDHYKNSKREFSLALMDIDNFKKVNDTYGHLAGDIILKESATIISNISGNNHMAFRYGGEEFALLLKDTGVSSSYMICEEIRNTIENHVFVVNGDCIRITLSIGLMSSCNGFDISNPREFISNTDILLYKAKNSGKNVVMLKELDRFICN
- a CDS encoding CPBP family intramembrane glutamic endopeptidase, with product MKIDNFIKKIINRSEYVFISIGLSFICFLILLLTDVIQIFLGMPSLGKFIAATTVLISFILVGKIFFNIHYSGLFEEIKLSKYNCMDNLLITLFCSLVAAFTSVLIYQIDFMINPDVTKSIGYFIEKINNAGDSYMNNPVDVLIFIIWVAIAVAAEEIFFRYTLYKVFVKEKEDVKIFIILSSIIFGLYHFTSIARFFASLTMSIFLGIIYVMTKKLVYSFIAHLLWDYFVSISGSFMGYFEHFNNVNIGIHVFICGFTEVIILCLLILLSGYAYFKRGYILPLKVRNKI
- the glmS gene encoding glutamine--fructose-6-phosphate transaminase (isomerizing), which encodes MCGIVGYIGNRQATEVLIEGLSKLEYRGYDSAGCAVNSGDSLSVRKFKGRLSVLADDLKANPLSSNIGIGHTRWATHGAPSDVNSHPHLNMDSTIAVVHNGIIENYMQLKEWLISEGKVFKSETDTEVVAHLVDYYYEGDLLDAVYKAMAKLRGAYALGVISKDNPDELVAVRNESPLVIGIGEGENFIASDIPALLKYTRNVYFLENGEVVHLTKDSVKIFNQDREEVKREIYNVKWDIEAASKGGFDHFMIKEINEQPNGIKETLNRRLDENGDIKLDDIKLTKAELDNINKVYIVACGTAYYAGLVGKHAIEKFAKIPVETDIASEFRYRDAFVDENTLLIVVSQSGETADTLAALKEAKSKGARILAITNVVGSSVSREADDVFYTWAGPEIAVASTKAYTTQLVSLYMIALDFAIKKGTITKEQYKTMISKLGETSDKVQEIIDNSDDIEKIAEEIKDSKDAFYLGRGLDYCLAMEGALKLKEISYIHAEAFPAGELKHGPIALIEEGTPVISIATQDVLFEKMVSNMKEVKARGAYVIALAKEGNKEVEKAADRVIYIPEVDDVLSSILTVVPLQILSYHVATKRGCDVDKPRNLAKSVTVE
- the glmM gene encoding phosphoglucosamine mutase; translation: MRKYFGTDGVRGVANTELTNDLAYKLGRAGAYVLAKGKENIKVVIGKDTRISGDMLESSLIAGMMSVGANVVCVGVVPTPAVAYLTKLYNADCGVVISASHNPVEYNGIKFFNEKGYKLDDSIEIEIEQLIEDMNKIEYNPTGENVGTKIDKKDAIRDYIDYLKTIIDVDFNNLKVVLDCANGAAYEAAPIVFKELGAEVITINNNPNGCNINLDCGSTQPKSLQEEVVKNNANIGLAYDGDADRLIAVDEKGNTVDGDYILAICAKFLKEQGKLKNDTLVVTVMSNIGLHIASKENNINTISTKVGDRYVLEEMIKEGYNLGGEQSGHMIFLDYITTGDGILSSLFLSNVLVSEEKTLSDICGIMTKYPQVLINAKVKNKNKDMYLKDEQIIEEINKIEEMLDGEGRVLIRPSGTEPLVRVMLEGKEEGQLHSLASELANLIESKLS